The proteins below are encoded in one region of Pseudonocardia sp. DSM 110487:
- a CDS encoding PDR/VanB family oxidoreductase translates to MRVTAKELVAEDVVTLELASPAGLRLRDWAPGAHIDLLLPNGMTRQYSLCGDRWDPFTYRVGVLREQAGGGGSAYVHDELAVGDPVEVGGPRNNFALVPSEHYLFVAGGIGITPLLPMVRQADMLGADWRLLFGGRRRASMAFLDELAGYGDRVQVVPQDEFGLLDLPGFLGAPRAGVKIYACGPAPLLAAMDGVCADRSPHTLRAERFVSDEPPAAVRRAPFDVELARTGVTVTVPPEMTILEAVGKVGVEVLSSCRQGICGTCETTVLAGEPDHRDALLEDHERRAGDCMFICVSRARSDRLVLDL, encoded by the coding sequence CTGCGCGTCACCGCCAAGGAACTGGTGGCCGAGGACGTGGTGACGCTGGAGCTGGCCTCACCCGCCGGCCTGCGGCTGCGGGACTGGGCGCCCGGGGCCCACATCGATCTCCTGCTGCCGAACGGGATGACCCGCCAGTACTCCCTGTGCGGGGACCGCTGGGACCCGTTCACCTACCGGGTCGGGGTGCTGCGCGAGCAGGCCGGCGGCGGTGGATCCGCCTACGTGCACGACGAGCTCGCGGTCGGGGACCCGGTCGAAGTGGGCGGTCCCCGGAACAACTTCGCGCTGGTCCCCTCGGAGCACTACCTGTTCGTCGCGGGCGGTATCGGCATCACGCCGTTGCTGCCGATGGTGCGGCAGGCCGACATGCTCGGCGCCGACTGGCGCCTGCTCTTCGGCGGCCGTCGTCGGGCGTCGATGGCGTTCCTCGACGAGTTGGCGGGCTACGGCGATCGGGTGCAGGTCGTTCCGCAGGACGAGTTCGGCCTGCTGGACCTGCCCGGTTTCCTCGGCGCACCCCGTGCGGGCGTGAAGATCTACGCCTGCGGACCCGCGCCGCTGCTGGCGGCCATGGACGGTGTCTGCGCCGACCGGAGCCCGCACACCCTGCGCGCCGAACGGTTCGTGAGCGACGAGCCCCCTGCCGCCGTCCGCCGGGCCCCGTTCGACGTGGAGCTGGCCCGCACCGGGGTCACTGTGACCGTTCCGCCCGAGATGACGATCCTCGAAGCCGTCGGGAAGGTCGGGGTGGAGGTGCTGTCCTCCTGCCGCCAGGGCATCTGCGGCACCTGCGAGACCACGGTCCTCGCCGGCGAGCCCGACCACCGCGACGCCCTGCTGGAGGACCACGAGCGCCGAGCAGGCGACTGCATGTTCATCTGCGTGTCCCGTGCCCGCAGCGACCGTCTCGTTCTCGATCTCTGA
- a CDS encoding primary-amine oxidase: protein MTVTTPRSRAEDVEVAHPLDPLTASDVTRARAVLESTGRLAPSTRFASLLLREPAKDTVRRHRPGDAVPRRVEATLLDVATGAIAEVLVDFDGARVESWTDVDPTEAPYGQPPVLFEEYDRCADLIKADPHWQAAMARRGVTDTSLTFVAPLSPGFFDVPREKGRRVLRGLTFLRDHVEDSPWAHPVEGLIADVDVISSEVLCVEDAGDVPVPAADGNFDPASVGPARTTLKPIEITQPEGPSFTVAGSLVRWENWELRVGFNAREGLTLHQVGFTTDGETLPVLYRASVPEMVVPYGDPSPFRHWISYFDAGEYLLGKNANSLRLGCDCLGVIHYLDAVVADDHGRPVRIPQAICMHEEDYGILWKHTNVLTGAVETRRSRRFVVSFFATIGNYDYGFFWYFYLDGSIELEVKATGIVFTAGGHPGTANPHASEIARGLFAPFHQHLFCARLDVEIAGSGNSVHEIDMVGVPTGPDNPHGNAFTTRTTPLRSESEAVRMADPAVGRVWRISNPSTRNAVGAPRAYHLHPHPGPTLLAQPEATVAQRAAFARRHLWITRFDESERYPAGERPNQHSGGAGLPAWTAADRSIVDTDVVLWHVFGPTHVPRPEDWPVMPVDYSGFSLKPSGFCDRNPALDLPGGTSAACHDRAT, encoded by the coding sequence ATGACCGTCACCACGCCGCGCTCACGGGCCGAGGACGTCGAGGTCGCGCACCCTCTCGACCCGCTCACGGCCTCCGACGTCACCCGAGCCCGCGCCGTGCTGGAGTCCACCGGTCGCCTGGCACCGAGCACCCGGTTCGCCTCGCTGCTGCTGCGCGAGCCGGCCAAGGACACGGTTCGTCGTCACCGGCCGGGAGACGCCGTGCCGCGCCGGGTGGAAGCGACCCTCCTCGACGTGGCGACAGGGGCGATCGCCGAAGTGTTGGTCGACTTCGACGGCGCACGGGTCGAGTCGTGGACCGACGTGGACCCCACCGAGGCGCCTTACGGCCAGCCGCCGGTGCTGTTCGAGGAATACGACCGCTGCGCGGACCTGATCAAGGCCGACCCGCACTGGCAGGCTGCGATGGCCCGGCGGGGTGTCACCGACACCTCGCTCACCTTCGTCGCACCGCTGTCGCCGGGCTTCTTCGACGTACCGCGGGAGAAGGGACGCCGGGTCCTGCGCGGGTTGACCTTCCTGCGGGACCACGTCGAGGACAGCCCGTGGGCGCACCCGGTCGAGGGCCTGATCGCGGACGTGGACGTGATCTCGAGCGAGGTTCTGTGCGTCGAGGACGCAGGGGACGTCCCTGTTCCTGCAGCGGACGGGAACTTCGACCCGGCATCGGTCGGGCCGGCCCGGACGACCCTCAAGCCGATCGAGATCACCCAGCCGGAGGGGCCCAGCTTCACGGTGGCCGGATCCCTTGTCCGCTGGGAGAACTGGGAGCTGCGAGTCGGGTTCAACGCGCGCGAGGGCCTCACGCTGCACCAGGTCGGGTTCACCACTGACGGCGAGACGCTCCCAGTGCTGTACCGGGCGTCGGTTCCGGAAATGGTCGTCCCCTACGGCGACCCTTCGCCCTTCCGGCACTGGATCAGCTACTTCGACGCAGGCGAGTACCTGCTCGGCAAGAACGCGAACTCGCTGCGGCTCGGGTGCGACTGCCTTGGAGTCATCCACTACCTCGACGCGGTCGTTGCGGATGATCACGGCAGGCCCGTGCGTATCCCGCAGGCGATCTGCATGCACGAGGAGGACTACGGGATCCTCTGGAAGCACACCAACGTGCTCACCGGAGCGGTGGAGACCCGCCGGTCGCGACGCTTCGTCGTGTCGTTCTTCGCCACCATCGGCAACTACGACTACGGCTTCTTCTGGTACTTCTACCTCGACGGATCCATCGAGCTCGAGGTCAAGGCGACCGGCATCGTGTTCACCGCAGGCGGGCATCCCGGCACTGCGAACCCGCACGCCAGCGAGATCGCCCGAGGTCTGTTCGCCCCCTTCCACCAGCACCTGTTCTGCGCCCGTCTGGACGTGGAGATCGCAGGGAGCGGCAACTCCGTGCACGAGATCGACATGGTCGGCGTGCCCACCGGCCCCGACAACCCCCACGGCAACGCCTTCACCACGCGCACGACGCCGCTGAGGTCGGAGTCAGAGGCTGTGCGGATGGCCGATCCCGCAGTCGGGCGGGTCTGGCGGATCTCCAACCCGAGCACCCGCAACGCGGTCGGTGCGCCGCGGGCCTACCACCTGCACCCGCACCCGGGGCCGACCCTGCTCGCCCAGCCGGAGGCCACGGTCGCGCAGCGGGCCGCCTTCGCCCGCCGGCACCTCTGGATCACCCGCTTCGACGAGTCCGAGCGCTACCCCGCGGGCGAGCGACCCAACCAGCACTCCGGAGGTGCTGGGCTGCCGGCCTGGACGGCGGCGGACCGCTCGATCGTGGACACCGACGTCGTGCTCTGGCACGTGTTCGGGCCGACGCACGTCCCACGCCCTGAGGACTGGCCGGTGATGCCGGTCGACTACTCCGGCTTCAGCCTCAAGCCGAGCGGTTTCTGCGACCGAAACCCGGCCCTCGACCTGCCCGGCGGCACATCCGCTGCCTGTCACGATCGCGCGACGTAA
- a CDS encoding helix-turn-helix domain-containing protein — MPTRTLTCESVDEWRNAVSTSFVPLRAEAAPGTFRGRIQTAENGGVHFSTIEADPHRALRTATLARGTDGPFFKVSLQLTGSQLLTQDDHRVVLRPGDLAIYDSTRPYSLESSAPFSSLVLMFPHENLQVPASDIATVVGTNLACDDGVGPLVCRMLGQIASDLDALMTPGGGRLTHSVLDMVATALTERLAVQLGHTDHEHRTLALRVRAFIEAHLAEPTLGPEPIAAAHYVSTRHLQKVFKAEGHTVTGWIRGRRLQRCREELVDPLHAGRSVSAVGARWGFPDAAHFSRVFKAAFGMTPSEWRVQGCDLRAAATGRVPIR; from the coding sequence ATGCCGACCCGGACCCTCACCTGCGAGTCCGTCGACGAGTGGCGGAACGCGGTCTCGACGTCCTTCGTGCCGCTGCGCGCCGAGGCGGCTCCCGGGACGTTCCGAGGGCGCATCCAGACTGCGGAGAACGGCGGCGTCCACTTCAGCACCATCGAAGCGGACCCACACCGCGCCCTGCGCACCGCGACCCTCGCCCGCGGCACGGACGGGCCGTTCTTCAAGGTCAGCCTGCAGCTCACCGGCAGCCAGCTGCTGACCCAGGACGACCACCGGGTCGTGCTCCGGCCGGGTGATCTGGCCATCTACGACAGCACCCGCCCGTACTCGCTCGAGTCGAGCGCGCCGTTCAGCTCGCTGGTACTGATGTTCCCGCACGAGAACCTGCAGGTTCCCGCGTCCGACATCGCCACCGTCGTCGGGACGAACCTCGCCTGCGACGACGGGGTCGGACCGCTGGTGTGCCGGATGCTGGGGCAGATCGCGTCCGACCTCGACGCCCTCATGACACCGGGTGGGGGGCGCCTCACACATTCCGTGCTCGACATGGTGGCCACGGCGCTGACCGAACGCCTCGCGGTGCAGCTCGGGCACACCGATCACGAGCACCGCACTCTGGCGCTGCGGGTCCGCGCCTTCATCGAGGCCCACCTGGCCGAACCCACGCTCGGGCCGGAACCGATCGCTGCTGCGCATTACGTCTCGACGCGGCACCTGCAGAAGGTGTTCAAGGCCGAGGGGCACACGGTCACAGGGTGGATCCGCGGACGTCGCCTGCAGCGGTGCCGGGAGGAGCTCGTCGATCCGCTGCACGCCGGCCGCTCGGTGTCCGCGGTCGGCGCGCGGTGGGGCTTCCCGGACGCCGCACACTTCAGCCGGGTCTTCAAGGCCGCCTTCGGAATGACCCCGAGCGAGTGGCGCGTCCAGGGTTGTGACCTCCGCGCCGCGGCGACGGGGCGGGTGCCGATCCGTTGA
- a CDS encoding IclR family transcriptional regulator has protein sequence MDEKPATLADVPRAATGESSLARAVRIIAAFTPDETSLRVSEIARRTGLHVATASRLVAELTAHGLLERGPDREVRVGVRLWELAARASPTRSLREAALPYLEDVHAVVGHHAQLGVLDGADVLFLERLSARDAVINYTRIAGRMPLHISSSGQLLLAHSPPEVQERVLRAPLQRYTADTITTPDALRATLAEVRRRGYALTEGHVHVDATGVAVPVRGALNEVVAALSVIVPNDGHAEACVPVLLAAARGISRSLTAAATKAPYSRHPGNPRLTG, from the coding sequence ATGGACGAGAAACCTGCGACACTTGCCGATGTGCCGCGCGCCGCCACCGGGGAGTCGTCCCTCGCGCGCGCTGTCCGGATCATCGCCGCGTTCACACCCGACGAGACGTCCCTGCGCGTGTCCGAGATCGCCCGCCGGACCGGCCTGCACGTCGCGACGGCATCCCGGCTCGTCGCCGAGCTCACCGCCCACGGGCTGCTCGAGCGGGGGCCCGACCGGGAGGTCCGCGTCGGGGTCCGGCTGTGGGAGCTCGCAGCCAGGGCGTCGCCGACCCGGTCGCTGCGCGAGGCGGCCCTGCCCTACCTGGAGGACGTGCACGCCGTGGTCGGCCACCACGCCCAACTCGGTGTGCTGGACGGTGCGGACGTGCTGTTCCTCGAACGGCTGTCGGCACGCGATGCGGTGATCAACTACACCCGGATCGCCGGCCGCATGCCGCTCCACATCTCCTCGTCCGGGCAGCTGCTCCTCGCGCACAGCCCGCCGGAGGTGCAGGAACGCGTCCTCCGGGCACCACTGCAGCGCTACACCGCCGACACGATCACGACTCCCGATGCACTGCGGGCGACGCTGGCCGAGGTACGCCGACGCGGCTACGCCCTCACGGAGGGCCACGTCCACGTGGACGCGACCGGGGTCGCCGTGCCGGTGCGGGGCGCCCTGAACGAGGTGGTGGCAGCGCTGTCCGTGATCGTCCCCAACGACGGCCACGCGGAGGCCTGCGTGCCGGTACTCCTGGCCGCCGCCCGCGGCATCAGCCGATCACTCACCGCCGCTGCCACGAAGGCTCCCTATTCACGACACCCCGGCAACCCCCGACTGACCGGATAG
- a CDS encoding LysR family transcriptional regulator, which translates to MVTGPAMGAGKLLDGRLKFRHLILADVLTARGSVAGAAAALHVTQPAVTRGLQELERVLGVELYERGPRGVEANELGLAFTEYARAILAQVNQAERHLDEIRNATRGRVVIGTHVAGSNLLLPRTVSRLKRERRLLTIIVREGTPSSCWRSSPLGGST; encoded by the coding sequence ATGGTCACGGGGCCGGCAATGGGGGCGGGCAAGCTCCTCGACGGCCGTTTGAAGTTTCGGCACCTGATCCTGGCCGACGTTCTCACGGCTCGGGGCAGCGTGGCCGGGGCAGCCGCAGCGCTGCACGTGACCCAGCCCGCGGTGACCCGAGGGTTGCAGGAGCTCGAGCGGGTCCTGGGCGTCGAGCTGTACGAGCGTGGCCCCCGCGGCGTGGAGGCCAACGAGCTGGGACTTGCCTTCACCGAGTACGCCCGGGCCATCCTCGCCCAGGTCAACCAGGCCGAACGGCACCTCGACGAGATCCGCAACGCGACTCGGGGGAGGGTGGTCATCGGCACCCACGTGGCCGGCTCCAACCTGCTGCTCCCGCGAACCGTGTCCCGCCTGAAGCGGGAGCGGCGGCTGCTGACGATCATCGTGCGGGAGGGGACGCCCAGTTCCTGCTGGAGGAGCTCGCCGCTGGGCGGGTCGACATGA
- a CDS encoding LysR substrate-binding domain-containing protein, with translation MILGRISGPTPEHTRRHALYEEEVRIIVRDGHPLTTRARIDLSNLLDHTWILPGAETTLRIELEEYFARHGHEFPVDRVEVTAHLAVLRLLMETDMVAALPGLVAFEPGLTALPLELDGVRTLVGVTVAEGRRLSHAATAMFAALGEEVERVEHPGFGLAAGASGASAGPTMTPR, from the coding sequence ATGATCCTCGGGAGGATCAGCGGGCCCACTCCGGAACACACCCGGCGGCATGCACTGTACGAGGAGGAGGTCCGGATCATCGTCCGTGATGGGCACCCGCTGACCACCCGTGCTCGGATCGACCTGTCCAACCTGCTCGACCACACCTGGATCCTCCCCGGGGCCGAGACCACCCTTCGGATCGAGCTCGAGGAGTACTTCGCGCGGCACGGCCACGAGTTCCCCGTCGACCGTGTCGAGGTGACGGCCCATCTCGCCGTCCTGCGGCTGCTCATGGAGACCGACATGGTGGCCGCCCTGCCCGGCCTGGTCGCTTTCGAGCCCGGGCTCACCGCCCTGCCACTCGAGCTGGACGGCGTACGGACGTTGGTGGGAGTGACCGTGGCCGAGGGACGGCGTCTCAGCCACGCCGCGACGGCCATGTTCGCTGCGCTGGGCGAGGAGGTCGAGAGGGTGGAACACCCGGGATTCGGGCTCGCCGCGGGAGCATCCGGCGCGAGCGCCGGTCCCACCATGACCCCGCGCTGA